The genomic DNA GTGCAGGTgaggacagggtcttgtctcgGTCCTGTACAGGTTCATCTACCTGAGTTCCCGGTGGTCTGCTTCCTCCAGGCGTTGGCGTTGGCCGAGGGGTTACTGCTGCCACTGCTGCCCTTTGCGCCCTGCGCCGGGCGCATGGCATGCTTACCTGGCCTGCTCACCAGCGCGGCTGCGGTCACAGCGTTCTGCAGCTGCTGAGAGGACGTGGAGAACGAGTGAGTGACACCGCGAGACCCCACCGCCTGCTGCACACTACGGGACATCTGACCAGAGctctgagagaggagggagaaaacaGGAACGTTAGTAATTAACCAATGTGTTCATAGAATCAAAAAGTATGCCACAGTTGTTTTTTTTCAAGGTATCAGAAAATGTACACCAGACATGCTTCCCCTTCCGTATGAGTTAGTAGTGTGTAGCGGTAATGTTGTGTCCCAGTGCTGACCTGCTTGATGGAGGAGTGGTGGCGGGCCATAGGCATGCCtctatgctgctgctgctgaagcTGGAGCTGGGCTCTGGCCTGCTTGTACTGTTGAGACGCCAGcacatgctgctgctgctcactCTTCATCCCAGAGGAAGAGGGCGACGTTTTGGAGACGGGAGACGCGGCCTGCTGGAGGATCCGCTGCTCTATCTCCTGCTCCTGCTGCAGGGCCTTGACGAAGGCCGCCTTCAGCCGGTTGGTGTGCTCTGCCTTCAGGGCCTTCTTCAGGTTGGACGACATGCAGTGGTCGCACAGGACGGGGCCGCTCTTCTCCGAGCGCCAGCGCGACGTGAAGTCCGTCTTGCACTGGGCACAGGTGTGCGGCTCCTTGGGGACGGGGGTCACTGACTGACCCGGTTTCTTGCCTGAGAGCGAAATACCGAAAAATGACATGTCAGTATTATGTACCTTGTAGGTCAGTAGTTTTCAAATAGAGCAATGAGTTAGAATGACAAGAACCCATGGCAGCCAACAAAAAACTCACTGTAAGAGATTAGCTATGACTACGTAGTACTACCATAAATACCTTATGCTTGTGCTGATGCAAAAAATCTATATTTTTGAATAAAAGTATAAACCCACCCCGTCCCAGTGTGTCCACCAGGTTCTGCACCACCTCCTCCAGGCCCATCAGGTAGATGAACTCGTTGTTAGCTGCTGACGGCAGGAAGTTGAACTCGGGGGCGGGAGGTTTGGGAGGAGGGATCTCCAACAGTGTCTTCTCCAGCTGCTTACGCAGCGCCAGCTTGGCGGCCGCCTGGCGAGCGGCCGGGGACTCGTTGGCCTGGACCGTGGACACGCCACTGCCCATCCCAGCCTGAGACGTCACAGATAAGCCCTTCTGTGAGCCCTGGggaacagacacacactcactagTCAGGATGAAATTAGATGGAGAAGTAGTGCTGTTGGGAGTCCAACACTGTGGGGATGCATTTCTGAAATGTGCTCTTTGGAAGAGGTCTTAATATAAAATGCTGGCCAGTACGTTGGTGTCCTggcagtaatgtagtaatgtggATAGACTGTGTTTCTGACTGACCTGGGTGATAGAGTGTGTTCTGACCTGTGGTATGTTGACCAGGACGTTGGTGTTGGGGACATTGGCCACCCTGATGAGGCCCTGCTGGATGACCCTCTGGCCCTGCACCTGGACATTGGGGACCGAGGCCCTGGGGGCCAGCAGCAGGGGAGGGGGGCCCGACACTGAATGCTGCTGCTGCCGCAGGGACGCGATCTGCTGGGGAGACACCGCGATGGGCTGacaacgtcacacacacacacaggacatgggCAGGACATGGGCAGGACATGGACataagggagaggggaaggggggagtggagtcacacacacagggagagggacagaggcagGAGAGGGCATGGAGAGcccaatgtttactgttcatttctatTTGTGTTTAGTTTATATTGTTTTGtgtcttctcacttttgtttatttcacttgctttggcaatgtaaacacatgtttcccatgccaataaagccccttgaattgaaagGAGATTGAGAGAAAATATGTCAATATCCATATCACTGTAAAATGAATTTACTGGAATAGACTGTGACAAGCGCACTGCGTGTAGAACCAACTAGTATTGAGCATTTGGTCTATTAGTTAAGAGAGTTCACTGCCAAGGAATCAAATGTGTTTTAAAGCATGAAAGTAGCAGGAAAACATATGAAAAAAATACACTGATCATACAGGGAATGTAGAATTCGTATTAATAAGTCACATTGTACAAGTACTAAATAGGCATACAGACAACAATTAAAGTAAGTTGAAATGGTAAGTACCAGAGTATAAGTTACCTGTGCCCCTCTGACCAGGGGTGGCATGACGGTCTGGGAGTTCTGCTTGGACGGGACGTGCTGCCCACCCCGGACCAATGGAGGAGGGATCACTGTGCCTGAGCTACGGCCTGACGACACCTGGACACAAAACGACAACAACAGGGTTTCAACTTTAcacaaccaaatcaaatcaaaaatctaattttattcgttgcatacacatatttagcagatgttattgggggtgaagcgaaatgcttgtgttcctagctccaacagtgaagTAATATCGAACAATACACGtgaatctaaaagtaaaataatggaattaacaaatattaggacgagcaatatcggagtccagtgtgtgtgtatgatatatatatatatatatatatatatatatatatatatatatatatatatatatatatatatatatatatatatatatatatatatatatacatatactacATTACTGCGCAAGATCCACATGTAACTCAGACTTTTGGGTAAATCATGATTTAATGGAAATTAGACTTGACCATGAAAGCATCTTGTGATGATACCACATGATCACTGTTGACATTTGCTGGCAAGTGGCCAGTCCCTTTCATGTCATATTCAATCAATCATTCTGTCAAGTCATATCGAGTAGAGGCAAAACAGAGCCATGTCACATCAGCTGTAGTGTCACAGCAAGATGCATGTGATTACCTCTGATAGCATGGTTGAACAGACACACTGATAACAAGCTAGTACAGATAGCTTGAATGTGCTTAGTGATTTAATGGATACACTGATATACAATTACAAGGAGTGTGAATGTGCTGTACATCCCTCCCTCTACTTAttaaagcaataaggcacgagagagcatggtatatggccaacataccatggctaagggctgttcttaggcacagcccttagccgtggtatatattggccatatatcacaaacccccgtggtgccttattgctattataaactggttaccaatgtaatacCCATGGtttacggtctgatataccacggctttcagccaatcagcattcagggcttgaaccacccagtttatagaTAGATATATCCCCTCTGTAAACTGTATATTCCCACTGTAATCAGCCTATACTCCAGAGTTTAATGTTTAGAGAGggagtttattagtcacatgcacagggttGCAGATGTAAATGCAGGGTACAGTGCAAATATTAAGCTtcaagctccaacagtgcaggtcaaAGGGAAGTGAATAAcagaaaaattaataaaaatataaataataataataacaatatacATATTTACAACTGTAACATGATAAATGACCATTGGGGTGGGGGCAGGGAAAATGTCAGTTGAGGGGGGGGGGAATGTCTATAAGGAGAGAAACGGGGGGgcaggagggggacaaggggagCAGTgggctgactagtggtggctattcagcatgataaatgtccattgggTGGGGGCAGGTTAAATGTCCGTTGAGGTGGACATTGTATATATTCTGTATGATGTCTATGTGGCCATGTGTCTCTATTCTGTTTGTATATTGTCTATTGCTGGCAGCACCTTCACACTAAGGCAAATTCTGGGTATGTGTacatgtacttggcgaataaaggtgattctgataaTAGCAGTAATGTAATGATTGTTGTATGGTATAGTGGCAATGAGCAGTAGCTGTCTGTACCTGTAGCGGTCCTTTGCCTGATGCGATGCTGCCTCTGACCAGAGGTGGAGGAGTGGCCACAGAGCCAGAGGTTggctggagaacagagggagagaaatagagagtgagtgaatgagtgagagtgagagagagaagaaaagagaaagagaagagagagagagaccagactattGATGGCAAGctttgtgcgtgtgtgagtgtacgtctgtgcctgtgtgtgtgcgcacctgtgtgcctgtgtgcacaGGTGCTTGCATACGTGTTtgagtatacagtgcatttggaaagtattcagacccctttttcaactttttgttacgttacagccttattcaaaaatgtattacattgtttttttcccctcatcaatctacacacaataccccataatgacaaagcaaaaacaggtttagacatttttgcaaatttataaaataaaacaaactCAAAatgtcatatttacataagtattcagaccctttactcagtactttgtcgaagtacctttggcagcgattaaagccttgagtcttcttgggtatgacgctacaagcttggcacacctttatttggggagtttctcccattcctctctgcagatcctctcaagctctgtcaggttggatggggagtgtcgctgcacagctattttcaggtctctccagagatgtttgattgggttcacgtccgggctctggctgggccactcaaggacattcagagacttgtcccgaagccactcctgcattgtcttggctgtgtgcttagggttgttgtcctgttgaaaggtgaatcttcaccccagtctgaagtcctgagcgctctggagaaggttttcatcaaggatctctctgtactttgctccgttcatctttccctcgatcctgactagtctcccagtccctgccgctgaaaaacatccccacagcatgatgctgccaccaccatgcttcaccatagggatggtgccaggtttcctccagacgtgacacatGGCATGGAGGCcaacgagttcaatcttggtttcatcagaccagcgaATATTGttttcatggtcagagtcctttaggtgccttttggcaaactccaagcgggctgtcatgtgccttttactgagaagtggcttcagtctggccactctaccataaaggcctgattggtggagtgctgcagaaatggttgtccttctggaaggttctcccatctccacaaaggaactctggagctctgtcagagcgcCCATCGGgtgcttggtcacctccctgaccaaggccattctcccccgattgctcagtttggccgggcggccagctctaggaagagtcttagtagttccaaacttcttccatttaagaatgatgaggccactgtgttcttgggggccttcaatgctgcagacattttttggtacccttcctcagatctgtgccttgacacaatcctgtctctgagctctacggacaattccttcgacctcatggcttggtttttgctctgacatgcactgtcaactgtgggaccttatatagacaggtgtacatatttcctcaattaccttgactaacctgtgcccccgcacattgactctgtaccggtaccccctgtatataggcttgctattgttattttactgctgctctttaatttttatgttgtttttttttattatctattttttacttaacacttatttttcttaaaactgcattgttgtttaagggcttgtaagtaagcatttcactgtaaggtcttcacctgttgtattcggcgcatgtgacaaataacatttgatttgatttgtgtgcctttccaaatcatgtccaatcaattgaatttaccacaggtggactcctatcaagtagaaacatctcaaggatgatcaatggaaacaggacgcacctgagctcaatttcgagtctcatagctaagggtctgaatacttatgtaaataaggtatttccgttttttattttttatacatttgcaaaaatttctaaaaacctgatcTTGCTTTGTGgggtattatggggtattgtttgtagattgatgaggggaaaaaaatatttaatcaattttagaataaggccgtaaggtaacaaaatgtgggaaaagtcaaggggtctgaatacactgtatgtgtgtgtatgtgtgtgtgtttgtttagatACCTTCTGTACAGCGCTCTCCTTCTGGATCTGGCTGTGTCGTAGTTTCTTCAGCAGCACCAGCTTGGCCTCCTGTAGTCTCAGCTCCTCCTTCAACTGTTTGATGACGTGCTCCCTCTCATCTGGCCTGCTCTTCTACACACGGGAAGACAGCGGTGTGTCAAACACACAATTACATTCGAATTTATTTGAATCCATGAAGGATGAAGATACATTGGGAGTTGCACAAAGAGAGGAgtcgttctctctctgtgtgtgtgtatagtcgtACCATGAGCAGGTCagtgtctgtctttctgtagtGGTTCAGGCCGTTCATGATGGGGATGGACGGCTCGTTGTCTGACAGCACTATGACATCATCATTTGATGACAGGAGCTGCCTCTCTTTCTTTACGTcactgagagaagagagaaacaaaCGAAAACTAAATAACTAAACTCGACATTAGTAGTAGGCAAAAATAAGACATGGAAAGCAAAGAAGATATGGAAAGCCAAACCCTCTTTCCTCACACAAATTAATTTGTGTGTGATCACACAACACTCACTAATCATATTACAAATGATGGCCACAAGGGCCAGTATGCAGACAGACAGTATCAGCATTCGTCCAGTAGAGGGCGGTAAATGATAACTTTTCAGTGGTCTATGAGTGAGTGAACAGTGTAGGGACACCCAAGTCGATCTGAAATTGATAGACCAATCATGGTGAAGTGGGAGCCCGGTCTGAATAAGAGCCTCCTCTTCATATATTTCCACTGGTATGGTAGTGTCAGAAACTTGGCCCAAAATTAGTGAGTTTATGACCAAGGCTCAGCCACAAGTTGTAagttgtagtcccctgtagctcagttggtagagcatggcgcttgcaacgccagggttgtgggttcgtttcccacggggggccagtatgaaaatgtatgcactcactaactgtaagtcgctctggataagtaaatgactaaaatgttccaGGGAGATTAGATCTGGCCTCATTGCTCCCTCTGTGGCTGTAGCTAGCTGTTGTTTCCTCCAGCCTGAGGAGGACTAAGGGGAGCAGCGGTATGCAGCGTGGAGCCTGTGACGGAGAGGGGGAGTGAAAGGCCGATGGAGGAGATGGAATGCTCCCCCCTCCGTCCCGATCGTAccctgtggggggggggggcatgttgACTCTTGGTAGGGACAGTAGCTGTGCCCGGGGCCCGGTAGGTCAGGGCCCCACCCCTCCCAGTTGCTGACACCAGAGTCGCAGAGCAGAGGCCTACAGGAGACACTGGAGGGGAGAGTGaaaggggtgggggaggggaacATGGCTAGGACCCAGCCTATTGTatacactctcactcactcatttaCTGACCATGTGTGTCTTGGGCTACGTTGCAGAGGGTAGGACACTCAACAAGGGCACAGTCTCCCTGGCTGGTGCAAAACATCCCAGAGCCCTGCTGTGGTAACAGGGCTGAGGGCTGGTTCAGTTTAgaagggaggcagagggagataCAGTAGCTATGATTCACAGTCACACCATCCACAGCTGGTTATACAGGGGCCTTGTAAAGCAACGGACCACGTTGGACAAAGAGTAAACTGATGGATAGGGAGGCCTCACACACAGGACCTAACCAGGAGAAACTCCTAGCCCTGGCAATGGGTAAAGTGAGGGTTATTATCTGTGGTGACAAGGCAATCTCCTCCACCCTGAAAGCTGATTAGACACGCATAAACAAAAGCCAAGTACCTGGTTACATAAGATCCAGAGGCCACTGCTTCTGTTTCTACTAGCTACTGCTTCTCTGAAATACTCTGCAGTATTGACTTCCACTTCCACTGAATTAGTAAACTCATGGGAGCAAAGTATCAGGTAGAAAAAGTGCATTCCTTCAAACCACTATTCATGAAACTGGACATAGACAAACGTCATCAACAGTTTTCACTAGCTAGTCTATTAAGATCTATCTGGCCAAAATAGTGTTTTTAATATATTTCTAATTCAATGACAGTGGAAAGCATTGCGTATTCTAGCCCTCTGCACCCTGTTTATGAAACAGTTGGATCAAAAACGCTAGATCTCCTCTGCAGTGCAAACGCTACAAGTTcaatcaaatacatttaaactatagCAGTACAGGAAAAGGTGACATAAGGGCAAACTTCTGCGATACATAAAAGGCCCTTCCTTGGAGGCCATCTTCCTTTCTCACTACTGTGCTCACCTCCAGTGTATTTTAATCACTCTACTGAGTGAAGAGATCACGTGACATCAGGAATTTCCCTGCCCTGGTCATGTGACACACCCACCCAACAACAGCCCTGCCTTCCCCAACTGCTCCTTCCAATGTGGAAACCATGGCAACGGCCAGCTGGAACCAGTTTGTGACAGTTTGTGACCTTCATTTTGTGTAAAGTGAGGCAGAGTTCAGGTGCTGGAGAAAATGGAGGCAGTCAGCCGGAGCCTCAAACTTTTCAAAATGGGGACAGGCCACCCAGAACCGAGGGAGCGCAGACATGCACTTCCTGTGTGAGAAGCCCACTCGCTAGCTAGTGCAGACAGtagttcaaacacacacacagtcgttgTCAAGCAAATGTCCCTTTCCAGTCAAAACAAAGCAGTAGAATAATCTAATCACCTAAATTGACCCTGTACAGACTCAGAGACAATCCATCATATTGTAAACATGCACCACAGGCCAgatgggaaaaaaacattttagagcAACATTCTAAAATGAAATCTAAATCCAGAGTGTGACGGTAATACTATTAACCAAAATAGACAGCGTCTGAGGGTACCACAGTTCAGTTAGGACTGGTTCAAATGTACAGCCAGTCAGAGTGTAGGCTAccacagtgtgtgagtgtgtgtgtgtgtgtgtgtgtatgtaatcaGTTTGTCTCACCTCTTGGATGTGCTCATATCTACAGGCCTGTCCCCGGTCTGCACCTCCACTTTGACGGTAGCCTTGACCTCACCGGTCTTCAGGATGCTCATGCTGGCCACCTTGGCTGTCTGCTCAGTCTTCaccacatctcctcctccacccaCAGCCACTAGAGCTATAGGTCCGTCTGCGGCAGGTAACAGGTCACAGTTCTCCAGCTTTACCTTCTTACTGTCCAGCTCCCCTCCAGGGCTGCCAGGGGCCACCATGTCCCTCTCCAGGGCCCGCTTCCGGCTGCGCGTCTGACGCACCGCCTCCTCCGACATCGCTCTacctgggatagagagagacgggGGTTAGAGATATGGATAAACACACACAGGTCAGTGTCTGTGGACAGCATAGCTAATGACGCACCGCCTCAAAATGAGTTGGAAGTTAAACACTGGTTGATAATGAGGAGTGCAATAGAAAAACCCCTGTGGGGGAAATAACTGGGCCAATTCAACAATGAGGCACTTTACCAATGAAAACAGCACAAATGAAACCTAAATGCCCACTGAGGCACCCATATCAGTGGAGTGTGGACTGTGGTAGCAGGCCGGGTATTAATTCCTCCAGCTGTACTGGGGAGGGGGGCTCTCTGTCTGACTGACCTGACTGCAACACAGGCCTGTCTCTGAGTGCCAGCTCCCCAGATGCTGACCCAATTCCCCCCTCATTACGGTAATAGCAGAGGATGGAGAAGGGAGACCCACTCAGCTCAAACACCAGCTTCACCCACAACTATTACACTGCACAACACCATGGATAAAGAATCACTCACACAGACATGCAAATatctcacagacagacacacaaacgcAGGTTATGAACTGAAACAAGAATCAGAGTGTCCTCGACTCGAAAGTGTGTGCGTTCTGGACTCGAGTTGGGGTACAGGGAATTGGATTGGGAATAACATTAGACCTACTCTTATCTCCTTTCAAACTGTCTGACTTTTGCACTTCTAGCCTGCGGTCTCCACTTGAGTAAATATAATTGCCTCATCTCTCCCCTTATAGAGGTTCTAAACAATCATTGGGGCAGCCACTGTATACCTGTGTACACACTTCTCCCATCAGATAAAGAAAGCTGCTGACTCAAGGTATTTTTCATCCACTGTGACATCACCAGAGCAGAGCTCCACATGACCCTTCCCAAGATTCCACGGGAGACATAAAGCACTTCCCTGAGAACCGGTTTAAACCGGTCTGTGGTTTTAACCCCTGGAGAGACCGACTGGCAGCAGGAGAGGCGGCTGGCCTGCAACTGGGAGGGAGGGATACGCCGTCGTCTGCATTCCACAACACAAATGCCTGCCAGAGAAAAGGCCACTGAAACTTTTACACAGACAACTGAAGGACACAAAATGACAATCAATCTATATCACCGAATTGATCACCATCAATAGTAATCCATGTAGCCTATATAAAGTAGAATGGAAAATGTGAGATTATTATAACTTTATTTTGGTGTAGGTCAAACAGCTTAAAACATTGATTGCCAATGATCTTCACACCGAAGCAATACAGACTCATTTAGAAAAACAGAATAGCAccaactcagtcagggtctcaacttaaaGTTGAGAGTTagcatagtagaatacacaaggtgcaatttcaaaatgttactgtgcatcagcagtttctctTTTTATGTCAGTCATTGACAGTCACTCATTTAGCCCATGCCAGCTAAACATTTGTAGATAGGTaagtctagccagttatctaaacttgtagtcccctgtagctcagttggtagagcatggcgcttccaacgccagggttgtgggttcgtttcccacggggggccagtatgaaaatgtatgcactcactaactgtaagtcgctctggataagagcgtctgctaaatgactaaaatgtagtaatcatggtcgaattaccaacCGGGGggtcccccattgattttgttagtcactctcactcagatatcattaaaaactgtcaaatgtgtagaattgcagcaaacttgctttaaaactgcaaaatgttctctacggcccatggcaaaatgtgtagaattgcaggaaattaactatTAAAACAAAAATCACTCCACTGTCAAGAGGGGAgcagctaaaatgttttgcacagaagttaacacacttgaataatgtgACATAGCATGTAGAAATGATGAAACTGTTAattactgttcgcaaaacaatgtccatacaggctagaacactttacaatgcaagaAGATGCCGGTAGCTTCCAGTTTTGTAGGTAAACTTTCTTTGCTATGCTAGCTGACAGTGAACgctaacatcaattcactaccctagtaccTTGTTTGTGATAATATGCTAAATATAacgcaaaatatgctgatttcaaagaTGATTGCTACCAAAAACTTTATTCATTCACTTATTTGGTTTCTCTCACGTCTCTCCCAAAGATGATCTATTGCCTCAGCGAACTGACTGTGCTCTGTAAATGATGTCATTACTGGTTAAAGAGACAGCGCACATTTTTATAAAAGAagctacttctatgcaaatgtttttgatcagtacaataaaagaagtcccaaatggaagggaaacagattgtttgtcatcagccaaaacaagctcaataactcaatgcatgcacacactcctattgaatatgcattcaaatcaaatgacattttattgttcacatacacatatttagcagatgttattgcaggtgtagcgaaatgcttgtgttcctagctccaacagcagTATTGTGGATAGGCCTAGGGTACagtacatcttgatttacccagtttatctatagagatttaccattcaaataaatgattgccattatgttgttatgtagtttgcataatttagtggaattaaattggcacttgtgtattttcgttagtcattatatatcttatttatcacacacgCACAGCATACAGATATAGAACCTAGTTTTAGCgggaaaatctgtcagacagagcgagagctgctgctacagctcctgttgctgctggagtgaaacATGCTTTTAAAATCGAAATCGtacttgtcacatgcgccgaatacaacaggtgtagaccttaccgtgaaatgcctacttacgagccctttcccaacaacaacagagttaaaaagtagaaaaataaatagtaacacaataaaataacaataatgaggctatatacaaggactaccagtaccgagtcaatgtgcaggggcacagggtagttgaggtaatatgttttATAAGCCCAAttccatatgccattgaaaccagtagcctaTTTCCCTCAatttctattggttttcaaaatCAACTTTCTTtaattgtccagtagccaaaaggcacaatcctaatcatattagcaacccatgctagttgatGGATCTTTAGATGTCCCCTCCTAAATTTCTAacggatattttcatctctgtgtCATAAAACCTCTCCCATGTGCGGTGTGCTTTGACAACAGTGTTTTCCTGCTAACTGCATTATGGAACCAACATTCACACGTAGTCTACTGCCTTGTGctcattgctgcacttataatgtgaagaaataatagttaatcaacattttaagctaaatgttctgatctgttgtatCAGCCTCATAAAAAAAATTGATATATACATTACATAGACGTAGcgtaggcctactggttgtatgaatttgggatctatcattccacaactgtcccagagtttGTTTGGAATGGGCTATTTCTTTCTCGCACAGAACGACAGgatgaccaatagaataggtacaCTTTTTTtctatggggatagtagatagagtagtgattttgctgttcattactcatcttgttggctgaggaaaagtcaaatgtggacagttattctaacatcttcaaatgcGCAATGGAATTAAGTAAGAAAGACGCATGTCGTTGCATCCTCAAGTTGAATGTTCTAAAAATAtaaattaccataatctaaatgtgatttctttcATTCTGAGCACAGTGGATGGATGCCAATTCATATGCGTCtagtacatttctcaaatgtccagtaaattaaaatgctgccggtcaaatgtcccGTGCCACATTTTTCTAACGGAAACGCTGATGTGTAGGtctggatgtgggtacgcagacctgTGAGCCACTGATGCCCCTcatgttgcccatccctgctttaGAATAAAACATCCACCAGTGCTCTGAATCTTGTTTACCCTTTCACATCTGGAGACCAGAATGTTGACCATGTTCAATTATTGTCAGAAACTGTGCCCTATAAACGTGCTGGCACATTAGAATCAGGGCTTTACGTGCTTGAAAACATCGCTGCTATGGCTCACATCAAAACAGATCACACTCTGGTGTACCTTCAAGAGTGTACAAGGCCGGCCTAAACACTCAGGCTACTTTCTGCAAAGGGGCTATTGTCATGTCATCTTGACACTAgcacaaaaaaaacacatttaccaGTCAAGTGCTCCATGTCAAGGTTAAGGATAGACATG from Coregonus clupeaformis isolate EN_2021a chromosome 11, ASM2061545v1, whole genome shotgun sequence includes the following:
- the LOC121576769 gene encoding transcriptional repressor p66-alpha isoform X4, whose protein sequence is MWSSALVMSQWMKNTLSQQLSLSDGRSVYTGRAMSEEAVRQTRSRKRALERDMVAPGSPGGELDSKKVKLENCDLLPAADGPIALVAVGGGGDVVKTEQTAKVASMSILKTGEVKATVKVEVQTGDRPVDMSTSKSDVKKERQLLSSNDDVIVLSDNEPSIPIMNGLNHYRKTDTDLLMKSRPDEREHVIKQLKEELRLQEAKLVLLKKLRHSQIQKESAVQKPTSGSVATPPPLVRGSIASGKGPLQVSSGRSSGTVIPPPLVRGGQHVPSKQNSQTVMPPLVRGAQQIASLRQQQHSVSGPPPLLLAPRASVPNVQVQGQRVIQQGLIRVANVPNTNVLVNIPQVRTHSITQGSQKGLSVTSQAGMGSGVSTVQANESPAARQAAAKLALRKQLEKTLLEIPPPKPPAPEFNFLPSAANNEFIYLMGLEEVVQNLVDTLGRGKKPGQSVTPVPKEPHTCAQCKTDFTSRWRSEKSGPVLCDHCMSSNLKKALKAEHTNRLKAAFVKALQQEQEIEQRILQQAASPVSKTSPSSSGMKSEQQQHVLASQQYKQARAQLQLQQQQHRGMPMARHHSSIKQSSGQMSRSVQQAVGSRGVTHSFSTSSQQLQNAVTAAALVSRPGKHAMRPAQGAKGSSGSSNPSANANAWRKQTTGNSGVTMAYVNPSLSVHKTTTSANLERQREYLLDMIPSRSISQTSNTWK